In a single window of the Streptomyces cinnabarinus genome:
- a CDS encoding PIG-L family deacetylase codes for MPDRPLTLMAVHAHPDDEATGTGGVLARYAAEGIRTVLVTCTDGACGDGTGGVKPGDPGHDPAAVALMRRQELEASCDVLKISDLELLDYADSGMMGWPSNDAPGSFWQTPVEEGAARLAELMRHYRPDVVVTYDENGFYGHPDHIQAHRITMAALEMTALTPKVYWTTMPRSMMQRFGEIMREFHPDMPEPDPAEAAAMAEIGLPDGDISTWVDTTAFSDQKFDALAAHASQGENIFFLRMGKERFGELMGMETFVRVQDATGAAVPENDLFAGLR; via the coding sequence ATGCCTGACCGGCCTTTGACGCTCATGGCAGTGCACGCTCACCCCGACGACGAGGCCACCGGAACCGGAGGCGTCCTCGCGCGGTACGCGGCGGAAGGCATCCGCACGGTTCTCGTGACGTGTACCGACGGTGCTTGTGGTGACGGAACGGGGGGTGTCAAGCCGGGCGATCCGGGACACGATCCGGCGGCGGTGGCCTTGATGCGCCGTCAAGAACTCGAAGCGAGCTGTGATGTCCTGAAGATCAGTGATCTGGAGCTGCTGGACTATGCCGACTCCGGGATGATGGGCTGGCCGAGCAACGACGCCCCCGGATCCTTCTGGCAGACCCCCGTGGAGGAAGGCGCGGCCCGGCTTGCGGAACTCATGCGGCACTACCGACCCGATGTGGTCGTCACCTACGACGAGAACGGCTTCTACGGCCACCCCGACCACATCCAGGCACACCGCATCACGATGGCCGCGCTGGAGATGACCGCGCTGACACCGAAGGTGTACTGGACGACGATGCCCCGCTCGATGATGCAGCGGTTCGGGGAGATCATGCGTGAGTTTCATCCGGACATGCCGGAGCCTGATCCTGCCGAGGCCGCCGCGATGGCTGAGATCGGTCTGCCCGACGGTGACATCTCCACATGGGTGGACACCACCGCGTTCAGCGACCAGAAGTTCGACGCGCTGGCCGCGCACGCGAGTCAGGGCGAGAACATCTTCTTCCTCAGGATGGGCAAGGAGAGGTTCGGCGAGTTGATGGGCATGGAGACCTTCGTACGTGTCCAGGACGCCACCGGCGCCGCCGTACCCGAGAACGATCTCTTCGCCGGGCTGCGCTGA
- a CDS encoding lamin tail domain-containing protein produces the protein MSASSSVTSRRLLGAVLAAGAVVGAVALPASAAGQDRGWHGPRVEISAVQYDSPGRDDRSNRSLNREWVELTNTARRAVYLDGWTLQDQHGRTYTFDGYRLAGRATVRIHTGEGRDTRTDLYQDRRDYVWDNRSGTATLRNDRGRFIDDESWGHDRHHHGGNHHHGDRGHHHGDRGHHHGDRGHHGDRH, from the coding sequence ATGTCTGCTTCTTCTTCCGTCACTTCCCGCCGTCTGCTCGGCGCCGTGCTTGCGGCCGGGGCTGTTGTGGGGGCGGTGGCGCTTCCGGCGTCCGCTGCCGGCCAGGATCGCGGCTGGCACGGTCCGAGGGTGGAGATCTCGGCTGTGCAGTACGACTCCCCGGGACGCGATGACCGGTCGAACCGGTCGCTGAACCGGGAGTGGGTGGAGCTGACCAACACCGCCCGGCGTGCTGTGTACCTCGACGGGTGGACGCTGCAGGACCAGCACGGCCGCACCTACACTTTCGACGGCTACCGCCTGGCGGGCCGTGCCACGGTCCGCATCCACACCGGCGAGGGGCGCGACACCCGCACCGACCTGTACCAGGACCGCCGTGACTACGTGTGGGACAACCGATCCGGCACGGCCACCCTGCGCAACGACCGCGGCCGCTTCATCGACGACGAGTCCTGGGGCCACGACCGCCACCACCACGGCGGCAACCACCACCACGGCGACCGCGGGCACCACCACGGCGACCGCGGGCACCACCACGGCGACCGCGGGCACCACGGTGACCGCCACTGA